Below is a window of Acidobacteriota bacterium DNA.
AACCCGGCAGCCTAGAACGTCTCCTCAAACAAAAAGCAACCCTTTATCCATGCCCTGACCTTCAGTCAAGTTCTTCCACGGTCATTCCAACGATTTCAGGGTGGCGGTGAAGAGCATCCCAGGCCCATGGCTGTATCGTGTAAGAAAACTGGCAGTCCCCAGAGCCGATATTCGAGGACCGAAATAGAATATCGGCCGCCTCAAGACCATTCGCGGGGCCATACTGATAACTGAGGACCTGAGTCTTCGTGTTGTTCGCAAGAAATCGGGCCAGCACTTGCCTTTCGTCTTCAGCAAGATTATTGAGTCGCTCCTCAAGCATCTTTCGCTCGCTCCGCGCTCCGAACTTGTCACGCACGTAATCGG
It encodes the following:
- a CDS encoding superinfection exclusion B family protein, whose translation is MLDLKKAVEWVKLAPRHLLGILLTAAMYLVMPGLWLEYLGLGSVDQVIRPWVSGVLMISAGLVLAHGFALAADYVRDKFGARSERKMLEERLNNLAEDERQVLARFLANNTKTQVLSYQYGPANGLEAADILFRSSNIGSGDCQFSYTIQPWAWDALHRHPEIVGMTVEELD